A genomic region of Micromonospora sp. NBC_01796 contains the following coding sequences:
- a CDS encoding FAD-dependent oxidoreductase, whose product MADRLIVIGGDAAGMSAASQARRRRDRDDLEIIAFERGHFTSYSACGIPYWISGLVEYEELITRDPETHRRDHQIDVRIRHEVTEIDLERREVVARDLENGGREVREGFDDLVYAAGAVPTVPHWARTEAGGVFGVQTLDDGKALRQWLDGDPKPKRAVVIGGGYIGVEMAEAMIERGLSVILVERGEQPMSTVDPDMGRLVRDALVGLGIDVRTGVDITGLTTEQGRVTGVRTDDTTIPADVVVLGTGVRPNVRLAAEAGLPIGPTGGIRTDLRMRVIGVPGVWAAGDCVETLHKTTGQPVYVPLGTHANKQGRVAGINIGGGYATFLGVVGTAVTRVCDLEVARTGLLEPEARIAGFEFITVTVESTNTAGYFPDAAPMTVKLTAERGTGRLLGAQIVGRSGSAKRIDTLAVALWNKMTVDEMSMLDLGYAPPYSPVWDPVLVAARKAVDKLHPLR is encoded by the coding sequence ATGGCTGATCGGCTGATCGTGATCGGTGGGGATGCGGCAGGGATGTCCGCCGCATCCCAGGCACGGCGTCGGCGGGACCGGGACGACCTGGAGATCATCGCGTTCGAGCGGGGACACTTCACGTCGTACTCGGCCTGCGGCATCCCGTACTGGATCAGCGGGCTGGTCGAGTACGAGGAGTTGATCACCCGCGATCCGGAGACGCACCGCAGGGACCACCAGATCGACGTCCGGATCCGGCACGAGGTCACCGAGATCGACCTGGAGCGCCGCGAGGTGGTCGCGCGGGACCTGGAGAACGGCGGGCGCGAGGTCCGGGAGGGCTTCGACGACCTGGTGTACGCGGCCGGGGCGGTGCCGACCGTTCCCCACTGGGCGCGTACCGAAGCGGGCGGGGTGTTCGGGGTGCAGACCCTGGACGACGGCAAGGCCCTGCGCCAATGGCTGGACGGTGACCCGAAACCGAAGCGGGCCGTGGTGATCGGCGGCGGCTACATCGGCGTCGAGATGGCCGAGGCGATGATCGAACGCGGGCTCTCGGTGATCCTGGTCGAGCGGGGCGAGCAGCCGATGTCGACCGTCGACCCGGACATGGGCCGGCTGGTCCGCGACGCCCTGGTCGGGCTCGGCATCGACGTCCGTACCGGGGTGGACATCACCGGGCTCACCACCGAACAGGGCCGGGTCACCGGCGTACGGACCGACGACACCACGATCCCGGCGGACGTGGTCGTGCTCGGCACCGGCGTACGGCCGAACGTCCGGCTCGCCGCCGAGGCCGGGCTGCCGATCGGCCCGACCGGCGGGATCCGTACCGACCTGCGGATGCGGGTCATCGGCGTACCCGGGGTCTGGGCGGCCGGCGACTGTGTCGAGACGCTGCACAAGACGACCGGCCAACCGGTGTACGTCCCGCTGGGCACCCACGCCAACAAGCAGGGCCGGGTGGCCGGCATCAACATCGGCGGCGGGTACGCCACCTTCCTCGGCGTGGTCGGCACCGCCGTAACCAGGGTGTGCGACCTGGAGGTGGCCCGGACCGGCCTGCTGGAGCCGGAGGCCCGGATTGCCGGGTTCGAGTTCATCACGGTCACCGTGGAGTCGACCAACACCGCCGGGTACTTTCCCGACGCCGCCCCGATGACGGTCAAGCTGACCGCGGAGCGGGGCACCGGACGGCTGCTCGGCGCGCAGATCGTCGGCCGGTCCGGTTCGGCGAAGCGGATCGACACCCTGGCCGTGGCGCTGTGGAACAAGATGACGGTGGACGAGATGTCGATGCTCGACCTCGGTTACGCACCGCCGTACTCCCCGGTCTGGGACCCCGTCCTGGTCGCGGCCCGCAAGGCGGTCGACAAGCTGCACCCCCTGCGCTGA
- a CDS encoding carboxylate-amine ligase — protein sequence MAGSVAMAQGATVPEGTASQGTTVSQGTASQGTTVSQGTASQGTTDGEGTADREGAAARGGAVPETAGQPAPAGVAGLRTVGVEEEFLLVDPETGQGVPAVDRVFEHVPDDLRGQVQHEFQTSQIEIGSPPGLELGALRHSLGLLRAGLAGAADAAGVRLVAVGAGLVDGPIPPVFDNPRFHRMVEQFGPLVDGPGNNGMHVHVGIPDPETGVQVLNHLRPWLPILHAVTTNSPFHNGQDTGYASWRSVLWERWPSVAPTPWLESYAHYQWLVDQLVATGMLLDEGMVYWYARLSAHYPTVEIRIGDVCPSLDDTILVAGLVRSLVGTALTDIEQGREPIRIDHHLLTAAHWRAAHDGLDGLAVDPVRGGTLPAWQLLDRLVEKVTPELERHGDLSEISDLLDRLRKEGTGATRQRAAYARRGELSDVVADLARQTRGDAFER from the coding sequence ATGGCCGGCAGCGTGGCGATGGCCCAGGGCGCAACGGTTCCCGAGGGCACGGCCAGCCAGGGCACGACAGTTTCCCAAGGCACGGCCAGCCAGGGCACGACAGTTTCCCAAGGCACGGCCAGCCAGGGCACGACGGACGGGGAGGGCACGGCGGACCGGGAGGGCGCGGCAGCCCGGGGCGGTGCCGTCCCGGAGACGGCCGGACAACCGGCGCCGGCCGGGGTGGCCGGACTGCGTACGGTCGGGGTCGAGGAGGAGTTCCTGCTCGTGGACCCGGAGACCGGGCAGGGCGTACCCGCGGTGGACCGGGTGTTCGAGCACGTGCCGGACGACCTGCGGGGGCAGGTGCAGCACGAGTTCCAGACCAGCCAGATCGAGATCGGCAGCCCGCCTGGACTGGAACTGGGCGCTCTGCGGCACTCGCTCGGGCTGCTCCGCGCAGGGCTCGCCGGGGCGGCCGACGCTGCCGGCGTACGCCTGGTCGCGGTCGGCGCCGGGCTGGTCGACGGACCGATACCACCGGTGTTCGACAACCCCCGGTTCCACCGGATGGTGGAGCAGTTCGGTCCGCTGGTCGACGGCCCCGGCAACAACGGGATGCACGTGCACGTCGGCATCCCCGACCCCGAGACCGGGGTGCAGGTCCTCAACCACCTGCGGCCGTGGCTGCCGATCCTGCACGCCGTGACCACCAACTCGCCGTTCCACAACGGCCAGGACACCGGGTACGCGAGCTGGCGTTCGGTGCTCTGGGAGCGCTGGCCCTCGGTCGCGCCCACCCCCTGGCTGGAGTCGTACGCGCACTACCAGTGGCTGGTCGACCAGCTCGTGGCGACCGGCATGCTCCTCGACGAGGGAATGGTCTACTGGTACGCCCGCCTCTCCGCCCACTATCCGACGGTGGAGATCCGGATCGGTGACGTGTGCCCGAGTCTGGACGACACCATCCTGGTGGCGGGGCTGGTCCGGTCGCTGGTCGGCACCGCGCTGACCGACATCGAGCAGGGCCGGGAACCGATCCGGATCGATCACCACCTGCTCACCGCCGCGCACTGGCGGGCGGCGCACGACGGACTGGACGGCCTCGCCGTCGACCCGGTACGCGGCGGCACCCTGCCGGCCTGGCAACTCCTGGACAGGCTGGTCGAGAAGGTGACCCCGGAGCTGGAGCGGCACGGTGACCTGTCGGAGATCTCCGACCTGCTGGACCGGCTGCGCAAGGAGGGCACCGGCGCAACCCGGCAGCGGGCGGCGTACGCGCGCCGGGGTGAACTCTCCGACGTTGTCGCCGACCTTGCGCGGCAGACCCGCGGCGACGCCTTCGAGCGGTGA
- a CDS encoding DUF1501 domain-containing protein — MTQDNSPGTRDDVAPRPRTAEELRRHGPNLPEAAIRVHAEAVTEELTGQRDRWRHGFTRRRVMAGAGAVGVASLAGQIATTRVAFGAPATTNRTLVVVFLRGGMDGLSVVVPRGDRNYLNARRNIAVQPGALIAGDDRFGLHPALAPLEPFWKSGKMAAVHAVASPDASRSHFQAQDCLERGAASTGVHTGWLDRVLTALGPGTTFRAIAEGAALPRSLVGGENKLVLQGIREFDLQGFSGVRASTLTALKALYTGLDDHPLATQATETLASIAAARKIASKDYRSTAQWPGGGFADQLRDVARLIKAKVGLRVAAVDIGGWDMHTNIGGPDGGDMRNRLNELAGALGAFATDLGPALDDVSVVTMSEFGRRVEANGSSGTDHGHGGLMLMLGGGMNGGKVHGRWPGLAASALDQGDLAGANDYRDVLTELLKTRMGVADPKTIFPGLKPREIGVFR; from the coding sequence ATGACGCAGGACAACTCTCCCGGTACGCGCGACGACGTCGCGCCGCGTCCGCGTACGGCCGAGGAGCTGCGCCGGCACGGGCCGAACCTGCCCGAGGCGGCGATCCGGGTGCACGCCGAGGCGGTCACCGAGGAGCTGACCGGGCAGCGCGACCGCTGGCGGCACGGCTTCACCCGGCGCCGGGTGATGGCCGGTGCCGGTGCGGTCGGCGTGGCCAGTCTCGCCGGCCAGATCGCCACCACCCGGGTCGCGTTCGGTGCGCCGGCCACCACCAACCGCACCCTGGTGGTGGTCTTCCTGCGCGGCGGCATGGACGGCCTCTCCGTGGTGGTGCCGCGCGGTGACCGGAACTACCTCAACGCCCGCCGCAACATCGCGGTGCAGCCCGGCGCCCTGATCGCCGGGGACGACCGGTTCGGCCTGCACCCGGCCCTCGCGCCACTGGAACCGTTCTGGAAGTCGGGCAAGATGGCCGCCGTCCACGCGGTCGCCTCGCCCGACGCCAGCCGCAGCCACTTCCAGGCGCAGGACTGCCTGGAACGCGGCGCCGCCTCGACCGGCGTACACACCGGCTGGCTGGACCGGGTCCTGACCGCACTCGGTCCGGGCACCACGTTCCGGGCCATCGCCGAGGGCGCGGCGCTGCCCCGCTCGCTGGTCGGCGGCGAGAACAAGCTGGTGCTCCAGGGCATCCGCGAGTTCGACCTGCAGGGCTTCAGCGGCGTACGGGCGAGCACGCTGACCGCGCTGAAGGCGCTCTACACCGGCTTGGACGACCACCCGCTGGCGACCCAGGCGACCGAGACCCTGGCGTCGATCGCGGCTGCCCGCAAGATCGCCAGCAAGGACTACAGGTCGACGGCGCAGTGGCCGGGCGGTGGCTTCGCCGACCAGCTACGCGACGTGGCCCGGCTGATCAAGGCGAAGGTGGGGCTGCGGGTGGCAGCGGTCGACATCGGCGGCTGGGACATGCACACCAACATCGGCGGGCCCGACGGCGGCGACATGCGCAACCGGTTGAACGAGCTGGCCGGGGCGCTCGGCGCCTTCGCGACCGACCTGGGCCCGGCGCTGGACGACGTCTCGGTGGTCACCATGAGCGAGTTCGGCCGCCGGGTCGAGGCGAACGGCAGCTCCGGCACCGACCACGGGCACGGCGGGCTGATGCTGATGCTCGGTGGCGGGATGAACGGCGGCAAGGTGCACGGCCGATGGCCGGGGCTCGCCGCCTCGGCCCTGGACCAGGGCGACCTGGCCGGCGCCAACGACTACCGCGACGTGCTGACCGAGCTGCTCAAGACCCGGATGGGCGTGGCCGACCCGAAGACCATCTTCCCCGGCCTCAAGCCCCGGGAGATCGGGGTCTTCCGCTAG
- a CDS encoding DUF1800 domain-containing protein yields the protein MAEREQSGPAERDGRAAGVGAPNGESRHRAPARRDTGTGERRGATNRLAPVLGTMARAARAGEPALFNLLRNRRQVVIGLGAAAVATGAVGSAAAVLGGGGGIAAAVSDQATSTRSPRDAGSFADRDASYSQSLGESINFGATGLAETPAKAAEAALKATPVFPNPLSRDPVLHLLRRATFGPTRTEADAIRAVGIDAWIDRQLEPGRVEDPIGDQVLASFPTVGMSTAQIRRAVKEFDWAAQYELGHATLARQFWSSRQLFEVMVDFWSNHLNVTNPFDGGWDVRTSFDSQVIRKHALGKFSDMLAASARNPAMLRYLNNNESHRRSVNENYGRELLELHTVGIDGGYTESDVRNSAYIMTGRTVTNEGEFRYENDRHWIDPVKVLGFTDKNPSRPKGLALGDRYLQYLATHEATAKNIARKLAVRFVADTPPHHLVQRLAEAYLANGTAIAPVLRVLFRSQEFWISTGLKARRPLENFVATARSLGVAPGADTRAGIEGLYRLTQRFGQPPLGWVPPNGYPDVAAAWRSAHATLAIWNSHRALVQGAQKGLSYPKPEGLVGKRPPTTGQYLDALAARLLQQPLTAKDKQAMLTFLGSKEGTAVKNATLGGKIEHLAPLFLDSIYHALR from the coding sequence ATGGCCGAGCGGGAACAGTCGGGCCCGGCGGAGCGCGACGGCCGGGCGGCCGGAGTGGGAGCCCCCAACGGGGAGTCCCGGCACCGGGCACCGGCGCGGCGGGACACCGGCACCGGCGAACGCCGGGGCGCGACCAACCGCCTGGCCCCGGTGCTCGGCACGATGGCCCGGGCCGCCCGAGCCGGCGAACCGGCCCTGTTCAACCTGCTGCGCAACCGCCGCCAGGTGGTCATCGGGCTCGGCGCCGCCGCGGTCGCCACCGGCGCGGTCGGCTCGGCTGCCGCCGTACTCGGTGGGGGTGGTGGGATCGCCGCGGCCGTGAGCGACCAGGCCACCTCGACCCGGTCGCCCCGGGACGCGGGATCCTTCGCCGACCGCGACGCCAGCTACAGCCAGTCGCTCGGGGAGTCGATCAACTTCGGCGCAACCGGGCTGGCCGAGACCCCGGCCAAGGCCGCCGAGGCGGCCCTGAAAGCGACCCCGGTCTTCCCCAACCCGCTCAGCCGCGACCCGGTCCTGCACCTGCTGCGCCGGGCCACCTTCGGACCGACCCGGACCGAGGCGGACGCGATCCGGGCCGTCGGCATCGACGCCTGGATCGACCGGCAGCTCGAACCGGGCAGGGTCGAGGACCCGATCGGCGACCAGGTGCTCGCCTCGTTCCCCACCGTCGGCATGTCGACCGCGCAGATCAGGCGTGCGGTCAAGGAGTTCGACTGGGCCGCCCAGTACGAGCTGGGGCACGCCACCCTGGCCCGCCAGTTCTGGAGCAGCCGCCAGCTCTTCGAGGTGATGGTCGACTTCTGGTCCAACCACCTGAACGTGACGAACCCGTTCGACGGCGGCTGGGACGTACGGACCTCGTTCGACAGTCAGGTGATCCGCAAGCACGCCCTCGGCAAGTTCTCCGACATGCTCGCCGCCAGCGCCCGCAACCCGGCGATGCTTCGTTACCTGAACAACAACGAGTCGCACCGCAGGTCGGTCAACGAGAACTACGGCCGGGAGCTGCTGGAGCTGCACACGGTCGGGATCGACGGCGGCTACACCGAATCCGACGTACGCAACAGCGCGTACATCATGACGGGCCGGACCGTGACGAACGAGGGCGAGTTCCGGTACGAGAACGACCGGCACTGGATCGACCCGGTCAAGGTCCTCGGCTTCACCGACAAGAACCCGTCCCGCCCCAAGGGACTCGCACTCGGCGACCGCTACCTGCAATACCTGGCCACCCACGAGGCGACGGCGAAGAACATCGCCCGCAAACTGGCGGTCCGGTTCGTCGCCGACACCCCGCCGCATCACCTGGTGCAGCGGCTGGCCGAGGCGTACCTGGCCAACGGGACGGCGATCGCCCCGGTGCTGCGGGTGCTGTTCCGCTCGCAGGAGTTCTGGATCTCCACCGGGCTCAAGGCCCGCCGTCCGCTGGAGAACTTCGTCGCCACCGCCCGCTCGCTCGGCGTGGCACCCGGCGCGGACACCCGGGCCGGGATCGAGGGGCTCTACCGGCTCACCCAGCGGTTCGGGCAGCCGCCGCTGGGCTGGGTGCCGCCGAACGGCTACCCCGACGTGGCGGCGGCCTGGCGCTCGGCGCACGCCACCCTGGCCATCTGGAACAGCCACCGGGCCCTGGTGCAGGGCGCGCAGAAGGGGTTGTCGTACCCGAAGCCGGAGGGGCTGGTGGGCAAACGGCCGCCCACCACCGGCCAGTACCTGGACGCCCTCGCCGCCCGGTTGCTGCAGCAGCCGCTCACCGCCAAGGACAAGCAGGCGATGCTGACCTTCCTCGGCTCGAAGGAGGGTACGGCGGTCAAGAACGCCACCCTCGGCGGCAAGATCGAACACCTGGCCCCGCTGTTCCTCGACTCGATCTACCACGCGCTGCGCTGA
- a CDS encoding DUF6412 domain-containing protein yields the protein MPESLMVVVSWWAYALAHVATVATRPSELLAGAVAVATLLAVAIALHLVSGPHGTAGAATRGLTIRDRARRARVPRQLDPDAAGRPRPRAPTVLLSAA from the coding sequence GTGCCGGAGTCGCTGATGGTCGTCGTGAGCTGGTGGGCGTACGCCCTCGCGCACGTCGCCACGGTGGCCACCCGCCCGTCCGAGCTGCTCGCCGGTGCGGTGGCGGTGGCCACCCTGCTGGCGGTCGCGATCGCCCTGCACCTGGTCAGCGGCCCACACGGGACGGCCGGTGCGGCCACCCGTGGGCTGACCATCCGGGACCGGGCGCGCCGGGCGCGTGTTCCCCGCCAGCTCGACCCGGACGCGGCCGGTCGGCCCCGTCCCCGAGCACCGACGGTGCTCCTCTCGGCCGCGTAG
- a CDS encoding YidC/Oxa1 family membrane protein insertase, whose amino-acid sequence MFAFAPLDGAVGVAATVLDALATAVAPLAGTAATAAAVVLFTIAVRLLITPLTWAQVRGERRRAELAPQIRELQRRYSKDRARLQQEMVTLYRDAGASPVAGCLPGLLQVPFFVVMYHLFTAAGSDDGGAGMLAERLAGVPLGHHVADGLGGAAGPLFGVLLVLLLVLAWWTSRRMRRDAAVAAAAQQPGGTEMPGAAVLTRILPLLPYGTVLAALVLPLAAVLYLVTTTAWTALERAVLRRPQAAVATT is encoded by the coding sequence ATGTTTGCCTTCGCACCACTCGACGGCGCCGTCGGCGTCGCCGCCACCGTCCTCGACGCGCTCGCCACGGCGGTCGCGCCACTGGCCGGCACCGCTGCGACCGCCGCCGCCGTTGTGCTCTTCACCATCGCCGTACGGCTACTGATCACGCCCCTGACCTGGGCCCAGGTACGCGGCGAGCGGCGCCGTGCCGAACTCGCCCCGCAGATTCGCGAACTCCAGCGGCGCTACAGCAAGGACCGGGCCCGGTTGCAGCAGGAGATGGTCACGCTGTACCGGGACGCCGGGGCGAGTCCGGTCGCGGGTTGCCTGCCGGGGCTGCTGCAGGTGCCGTTCTTCGTGGTCATGTACCACCTCTTCACCGCCGCCGGATCGGACGACGGGGGAGCGGGGATGCTCGCCGAGCGGCTGGCCGGGGTGCCGCTCGGGCACCACGTCGCGGACGGGCTGGGCGGTGCGGCGGGGCCGCTGTTCGGCGTACTCCTGGTGTTGTTGCTGGTCCTGGCGTGGTGGACGTCCCGGCGGATGCGTCGGGACGCCGCGGTGGCCGCCGCCGCCCAGCAGCCGGGCGGTACGGAAATGCCCGGCGCCGCCGTGCTGACCCGGATCCTGCCGCTGCTGCCGTACGGAACCGTGCTGGCCGCCCTGGTGCTGCCGCTGGCGGCGGTGCTCTACCTGGTCACCACCACCGCCTGGACGGCACTCGAACGGGCGGTGCTGCGCCGGCCGCAGGCAGCGGTGGCGACCACCTAG
- a CDS encoding carbohydrate-binding protein — protein MTSTVPAPAGIAPRRRRLLLLAVLTTIVTVVSTVSVTARAAVPPTPPGWSLVWSDDFNGAANTLPSTGNWIIDTGTSYPGGPANWGTGEIQTYTNSTANVSHDGGGNLRITPIRGANGQWTSSRIETVRTNFKPPAGGVLAIEGRIQMPNVTGAAAAGYWPAFWALGAPYRGNYQNWPGIGEFDVMENVNGINSVWGVLHCGVAPGGPCNEFNGIGTNRACPGSTCQSAFHTYRFEWDSGSNPQQLRWYVDGQQFHTVTQNQVGQPYWNNMTSHAGYFLLLNVAMGGSFPNGVAGATTPTAATVSGRPMLVDYVAVWSRGGGTQPTTPPPTSPTTPPPGGGGSAYSTIQAEAYNGQNGVQVEACSEGGQNLSHLASGDWARYDNIDFGTTPARDFVARVASGAAGGVSGLVEVRLDSPTNPPIGSFALANTGGWQTWRSVPGNITPTTGRHTVYLTFTSGQPADFANINWLTFRR, from the coding sequence ATGACCAGCACCGTCCCGGCCCCGGCCGGAATCGCACCGAGACGCCGCAGACTCCTGCTGCTGGCCGTGCTCACCACGATCGTCACCGTGGTGAGCACGGTCTCGGTGACCGCCCGCGCCGCCGTACCGCCGACCCCGCCCGGCTGGAGTCTGGTGTGGAGCGACGACTTCAACGGCGCCGCCAACACCCTCCCGTCGACCGGCAACTGGATCATCGACACCGGGACCAGCTACCCCGGCGGACCCGCGAACTGGGGCACCGGCGAGATCCAGACCTACACCAACAGCACCGCCAACGTCAGCCACGACGGCGGCGGCAACCTGCGGATCACCCCTATCCGCGGTGCCAACGGCCAGTGGACCTCGTCCCGGATCGAGACCGTACGGACCAACTTCAAGCCGCCGGCCGGTGGTGTGCTCGCCATCGAGGGCCGGATCCAGATGCCGAACGTGACCGGTGCCGCGGCGGCCGGCTACTGGCCGGCGTTCTGGGCGCTCGGTGCGCCGTACCGGGGCAACTACCAGAACTGGCCGGGCATCGGCGAGTTCGACGTGATGGAGAACGTCAACGGGATCAACTCGGTCTGGGGCGTACTGCACTGCGGGGTCGCACCGGGCGGGCCGTGCAACGAGTTCAACGGCATCGGCACCAACCGGGCCTGCCCCGGCAGCACCTGCCAGTCGGCGTTCCACACGTACCGCTTCGAGTGGGACAGCGGCTCGAACCCGCAGCAACTGCGCTGGTACGTCGACGGCCAGCAGTTCCACACGGTCACCCAGAACCAGGTCGGCCAGCCGTACTGGAACAACATGACCAGCCACGCCGGCTACTTCCTGCTGCTCAACGTCGCGATGGGCGGCTCGTTCCCGAACGGGGTCGCCGGTGCCACCACGCCGACCGCGGCAACCGTCTCGGGCCGGCCGATGCTGGTCGACTACGTGGCGGTGTGGAGCCGGGGCGGTGGCACCCAGCCCACGACCCCGCCGCCCACGTCGCCGACCACCCCGCCGCCCGGTGGTGGCGGCAGCGCGTACTCGACGATCCAGGCCGAGGCGTACAACGGGCAGAACGGCGTACAGGTCGAGGCGTGCAGCGAGGGCGGGCAGAACCTGAGCCACCTGGCCTCGGGTGACTGGGCCCGGTACGACAACATCGACTTCGGCACCACCCCGGCGCGTGACTTCGTGGCCCGGGTCGCCTCCGGTGCCGCCGGTGGGGTGAGCGGCCTGGTCGAGGTACGCCTGGACAGCCCGACCAACCCGCCGATCGGCAGCTTCGCCCTCGCCAACACCGGCGGCTGGCAAACCTGGCGCTCGGTCCCCGGCAACATCACCCCCACCACCGGCCGCCACACCGTCTACCTCACCTTCACCAGCGGCCAGCCGGCCGACTTCGCCAACATCAACTGGCTAACCTTCCGCCGCTGA
- a CDS encoding chitinase: MKRSRTVLLSLIASLVAAFGAVWVAMPAFAAGPTATFVKTSDWGSGWEGKYTITNGGTTAIPSWSLAFDLPAGTTVGTFWDALMTSSGQRFTFTNRSWNGNLAPGASASFGFVASGPGSPGNCTLNGTACGGGTTPTTRPPTTPPTTPPTTPPTTRPPTTPPPTTTPPVTPPPNSPLPKHFLTGYWHNFDNPAVELRLRDVPNEYDLVAVAFAEATSTPGAVTFGIDPGLSSALGGYANANFASDVQTLHSRGKKVILSVGGETGRVAVNDAASATNFSNSVFGLIQQYGFDGVDIDLENGLNPTYMAQALRSLRSRVGANLIITMAPQTIDMQSPTVGYFKLALDIRDILTVVHTQFYNSGSMLGCDQQFAYSQGTVNFMTALACMQLEAGLRPDQVALGLPAGPGAAGGGIVAPALVNQALNCLARATNCGSFVPPRTYPGIRGAMTWSINWDVSNGNNFARTVKPHLATLP; the protein is encoded by the coding sequence GTGAAGCGCTCCAGAACTGTGCTCCTGTCCCTGATCGCGTCGCTGGTGGCGGCGTTCGGGGCTGTCTGGGTGGCGATGCCGGCGTTCGCCGCCGGCCCGACCGCGACCTTCGTGAAGACCTCCGACTGGGGCTCCGGCTGGGAGGGGAAGTACACCATCACCAACGGTGGTACGACCGCCATCCCGTCCTGGAGCCTGGCCTTCGACCTGCCCGCCGGCACCACCGTCGGGACGTTCTGGGACGCGCTGATGACCTCGTCCGGCCAGCGCTTCACCTTCACCAACCGATCCTGGAACGGGAACCTGGCCCCGGGCGCGTCGGCGTCGTTCGGGTTCGTGGCCAGCGGTCCGGGCAGCCCCGGCAACTGCACGTTGAACGGCACGGCCTGCGGCGGCGGCACCACGCCGACCACCCGCCCGCCGACCACCCCGCCCACCACACCACCGACCACCCCGCCCACCACCCGCCCGCCGACCACTCCGCCACCCACCACCACCCCGCCGGTCACCCCGCCGCCGAACTCCCCGCTGCCGAAGCACTTCCTCACCGGGTACTGGCACAACTTCGACAACCCGGCGGTCGAGCTGCGGCTGCGCGACGTACCGAACGAGTACGACCTGGTAGCGGTCGCCTTCGCCGAGGCCACCAGCACCCCCGGCGCGGTCACCTTCGGGATCGACCCCGGCCTGTCCAGCGCCCTCGGCGGCTACGCCAACGCCAACTTTGCCAGCGACGTACAGACGCTGCACTCGCGGGGCAAGAAGGTGATCCTGTCCGTCGGCGGCGAGACCGGTCGGGTGGCGGTCAACGACGCCGCCTCCGCTACCAACTTCAGCAACAGCGTCTTCGGCCTGATCCAGCAGTACGGGTTCGACGGCGTCGACATCGACCTGGAGAACGGGCTCAACCCGACGTACATGGCGCAGGCGTTGCGCAGCCTGCGGAGCAGGGTCGGGGCGAACCTGATCATCACGATGGCACCGCAGACCATCGACATGCAGTCCCCGACGGTCGGCTACTTCAAGCTCGCGCTGGACATCCGGGACATCCTCACCGTCGTACACACCCAGTTCTACAACTCCGGTTCGATGCTCGGCTGCGACCAGCAGTTCGCGTACAGCCAGGGGACGGTCAACTTCATGACCGCGCTCGCCTGCATGCAGCTCGAGGCCGGACTCCGGCCGGACCAGGTGGCCCTCGGCCTGCCCGCCGGACCCGGCGCGGCCGGCGGCGGGATCGTCGCACCGGCACTGGTCAACCAGGCTCTCAACTGTCTCGCCCGGGCCACCAACTGCGGCAGCTTCGTGCCGCCGCGCACCTACCCCGGCATCCGGGGCGCGATGACCTGGTCGATCAACTGGGACGTCTCCAACGGCAACAACTTCGCCCGTACGGTCAAGCCGCACCTGGCCACGCTGCCGTGA
- a CDS encoding DedA family protein: MLVTTEAEPTEMGGLTGWVASVIDALGPLGVGLLVALENIVPPVPSEIVLALAGYLAAEGGANVFVMGVAATTGSVVGALALYWVGAALGEERLKRWLDRIPLVDADDLDRADRWFERYGSWAVLLGRMVPVVRSLVSVPAGANHMPIGRFLALTTLGSGIWNSIFVGLGFALGSRWQQIDRYSTWFDLALLAGFVLVVSSWVVKRLRHRRSRRDENEDRERTPAR, translated from the coding sequence ATGTTGGTTACCACCGAGGCGGAGCCGACCGAGATGGGCGGGCTGACCGGGTGGGTGGCCTCGGTCATCGACGCGCTGGGCCCGCTAGGGGTCGGCCTGCTGGTTGCCCTGGAGAACATCGTGCCGCCGGTGCCGAGCGAGATCGTGCTCGCCCTCGCCGGTTACCTGGCCGCCGAGGGCGGCGCCAACGTGTTCGTGATGGGGGTCGCGGCGACCACCGGTTCGGTGGTCGGTGCGCTCGCGCTCTACTGGGTCGGTGCGGCCCTGGGCGAGGAACGCCTCAAACGCTGGCTCGACCGGATACCGCTGGTGGACGCGGACGACCTGGACCGGGCCGACCGCTGGTTCGAGCGGTACGGGAGCTGGGCGGTGCTGCTCGGCCGGATGGTGCCGGTGGTACGCAGCCTCGTCTCGGTGCCGGCCGGCGCCAACCACATGCCGATCGGCCGGTTCCTGGCCTTGACCACGCTGGGCAGCGGTATCTGGAACTCGATCTTCGTCGGGCTCGGTTTCGCGCTCGGCTCGCGCTGGCAGCAGATCGACCGGTACAGCACCTGGTTCGACCTGGCGCTGCTCGCCGGATTTGTCCTCGTGGTCTCGTCCTGGGTGGTCAAGCGCCTGCGTCACCGCCGGTCCCGGCGCGACGAGAACGAGGACCGGGAACGCACGCCTGCCCGCTGA